In Bermanella sp. WJH001, the following are encoded in one genomic region:
- a CDS encoding MBL fold metallo-hydrolase, giving the protein MKRSEYLGWGTYVLDTAFQRAQMAACYVMVNEGEIAIIETGTKDTVPLIFEFLSEHGLETNAIKYVMPTHVHLDHAGGAGLLMQALPHAQLVVHPQGARHMIDPSKLQAGATAVYGEAMFNQTYGDLLPIDPSQILIIEDNQSLKLGNRSLTFLDTPGHARHHYCIYDELSAGFFTGDTFGLAYQELNSPKGPFIFPTTTPVQFDPDALKASIERLLSYQPERMFLTHFGMVLKPQELGARLIKLVDVYVEMALRVKQTIPREQWLEALNKELLGYLMDELAQHQTDLKPSEYSQVIASDVLLNAQGLEVWLSRQ; this is encoded by the coding sequence ATGAAGAGGTCAGAATATTTAGGGTGGGGCACTTATGTATTGGATACAGCCTTCCAGCGCGCGCAAATGGCTGCCTGTTATGTGATGGTGAATGAGGGTGAGATTGCCATCATCGAAACCGGCACAAAAGATACGGTCCCGCTGATTTTTGAATTCTTAAGTGAGCACGGCCTAGAGACCAATGCCATTAAATATGTGATGCCAACCCATGTGCATTTAGATCATGCAGGAGGGGCCGGTTTATTAATGCAAGCATTGCCCCATGCTCAATTGGTGGTACACCCGCAAGGGGCGCGTCACATGATTGATCCTAGTAAATTACAAGCTGGTGCCACCGCTGTGTATGGTGAGGCGATGTTTAACCAGACCTACGGGGATTTACTGCCCATTGACCCTTCTCAAATACTCATTATTGAAGATAACCAATCATTAAAATTGGGCAATCGGTCCCTGACGTTTTTAGATACCCCAGGTCATGCTCGACACCATTATTGTATTTATGATGAATTAAGTGCCGGTTTTTTTACCGGTGATACCTTTGGCTTGGCTTATCAAGAGTTAAACAGCCCTAAAGGACCGTTTATATTTCCAACCACTACGCCGGTGCAATTTGACCCTGATGCCCTAAAGGCGTCCATTGAGCGATTATTGAGTTATCAACCTGAGCGGATGTTTTTGACGCACTTTGGCATGGTACTTAAGCCGCAAGAACTAGGAGCGCGCTTGATTAAATTGGTAGATGTCTATGTGGAGATGGCGTTGCGGGTAAAACAAACTATCCCCCGAGAACAGTGGTTAGAAGCTCTGAATAAAGAGCTGCTAGGCTATTTAATGGACGAGCTTGCTCAACATCAAACAGACCTTAAACCAAGTGAGTATTCTCAAGTCATCGCCAGTGATGTGTTGCTTAACGCACAAGGTTTAGAGGTCTGGCTGAGTCGACAATAA
- the fabA gene encoding bifunctional 3-hydroxydecanoyl-ACP dehydratase/trans-2-decenoyl-ACP isomerase: protein MSQLPSLPNSTATTLDVIENMPIQALLDHFAAQGIEIKLPIDELGIIQNIRYLDINGGANGKGEVMTEMAVDENAWFFRCHFPGDPIMPGCLGIEGMWQSIGAILAAKGHHGKLRALGIGGVKFFGEVRPTAKMVTFKISIDRSLKNKQMIIAVASGSVEVDGEEIYRAEKLKVGVLFED from the coding sequence ATGAGCCAGTTACCTTCCTTACCTAATTCAACTGCTACTACGCTTGATGTGATTGAAAATATGCCGATTCAAGCATTATTGGATCATTTTGCTGCGCAAGGTATCGAAATCAAACTGCCGATAGATGAATTAGGCATCATTCAAAATATTCGCTATTTAGATATTAATGGTGGTGCCAATGGTAAAGGGGAGGTGATGACTGAAATGGCGGTGGATGAAAATGCTTGGTTTTTTCGTTGCCATTTTCCGGGTGACCCTATCATGCCAGGCTGTTTAGGTATCGAAGGCATGTGGCAAAGTATCGGCGCTATTTTGGCGGCAAAAGGCCATCACGGTAAATTACGTGCTCTAGGGATTGGCGGGGTGAAATTTTTTGGTGAAGTGCGCCCCACTGCAAAAATGGTGACCTTTAAGATCAGCATTGATCGCAGTTTAAAAAACAAACAAATGATCATTGCAGTGGCCTCTGGCAGTGTGGAAGTGGATGGTGAAGAAATTTATCGTGCTGAAAAACTCAAAGTGGGTGTGTTATTTGAAGATTGA
- a CDS encoding FKBP-type peptidyl-prolyl cis-trans isomerase, whose product MPPLFFIAVALVVFFFTWRHFKNKRAAAGSIEEGEAFLKHNATVDGVQTTASGLQYQVLEAGTGDEHPKANSTVTVHYHGKLLDGTVFDSSVNRGQSISFPLNQVIPGWTEGLQLMVVGEKARLFIPSRLAYGNRNAGLITPGSTLIFDVELIAIS is encoded by the coding sequence ATGCCTCCATTATTTTTTATCGCCGTTGCGCTTGTTGTGTTCTTTTTCACATGGCGTCATTTTAAAAACAAACGCGCAGCAGCCGGCAGTATTGAAGAGGGTGAGGCTTTTTTAAAACATAACGCAACGGTTGATGGCGTTCAGACAACGGCTTCTGGTTTGCAGTATCAAGTATTAGAAGCCGGTACCGGTGATGAACACCCAAAAGCAAATAGTACAGTAACCGTTCACTATCACGGCAAACTGCTCGACGGAACCGTATTTGATAGTTCTGTTAACCGTGGCCAGTCTATTAGTTTTCCTTTAAATCAAGTGATTCCGGGCTGGACTGAGGGTCTGCAGTTAATGGTTGTGGGTGAAAAAGCACGTTTGTTCATCCCTAGTCGTTTAGCGTATGGCAATCGAAATGCTGGTTTAATCACACCAGGGTCGACGTTAATTTTTGATGTGGAATTAATCGCGATTTCGTAG
- the nhaR gene encoding transcriptional activator NhaR — protein MINFKHLHYFWVVAKQGGIMRASENLHITPQTISGQIRLLEEQLGKPLFEKVGRNLEITETGRMALSYADDIFSLGYELEENIKNTTKDRSQILRVGVADVIPKSIAYRLLEPALNLSEPIRFVCKENSLEALLGELALHKLDIIIADGPIPQRLGVKGYNHPLGECGISFLAAPKLTNTLSRDFPSNLTGAPFLMPSELSLVQAQLLQWLDRQHILPRIIGEFDDSALMKTFGQAGAGVFVVPTAIADEVASQFNVNILGKTDEIREQFFAITTERRLTNPALIAINQAARDWLK, from the coding sequence ATGATTAATTTCAAGCATTTACATTATTTTTGGGTGGTCGCTAAACAAGGCGGCATCATGCGTGCCAGTGAAAATCTACACATCACCCCACAGACCATCAGCGGGCAAATTCGTCTATTAGAAGAGCAATTAGGTAAACCCTTATTTGAAAAAGTGGGTCGAAACCTAGAGATCACTGAAACAGGCCGTATGGCATTAAGTTATGCCGATGACATATTTTCATTAGGCTATGAGCTTGAAGAAAACATTAAGAACACCACCAAAGACCGCTCACAAATTTTAAGAGTGGGTGTTGCAGACGTTATCCCTAAATCCATTGCTTACCGCTTGCTTGAACCCGCTTTAAATTTAAGTGAGCCAATACGCTTTGTGTGCAAAGAAAACAGCTTAGAGGCCCTGCTAGGAGAGCTCGCCCTGCATAAACTGGATATCATCATTGCAGATGGGCCTATCCCTCAGCGATTGGGGGTAAAAGGCTACAATCATCCACTGGGTGAGTGTGGCATTTCATTTTTAGCTGCGCCTAAATTAACCAACACATTAAGCCGTGACTTTCCTAGCAATCTCACTGGCGCACCATTTTTAATGCCAAGTGAATTATCCCTCGTACAGGCTCAACTTCTACAGTGGTTAGATAGGCAACATATTTTGCCAAGAATCATCGGGGAATTTGATGACAGTGCATTAATGAAAACGTTCGGACAAGCAGGTGCCGGAGTATTTGTGGTGCCCACGGCTATTGCGGATGAGGTCGCCAGCCAATTTAACGTGAATATTTTGGGTAAGACCGATGAGATCCGAGAGCAATTTTTTGCAATTACCACAGAGCGACGTCTTACCAACCCAGCATTAATTGCAATCAACCAAGCCGCCCGCGATTGGTTAAAGTAA
- a CDS encoding HPF/RaiA family ribosome-associated protein, which produces MKIQINTRHFALTNELKKYVKRRLKFALGSRFEQVKRVEVTLSDINGPKGGEDKRCQVLLKMKGQSDVVIDDVQSHMYPAIDRAANRASLAVSKRISRIRNKAKRIKHAIQEFRQDKRDRYLAEDFELDHYLMGGQS; this is translated from the coding sequence ATGAAGATTCAAATAAATACACGACATTTCGCTTTGACTAACGAATTGAAAAAGTATGTGAAACGTCGTCTTAAATTTGCACTGGGCTCACGATTTGAACAAGTAAAACGAGTCGAGGTGACATTATCCGATATTAACGGTCCCAAAGGCGGTGAAGATAAACGCTGCCAAGTGTTGTTAAAAATGAAAGGGCAAAGTGATGTGGTGATTGATGATGTTCAGTCGCATATGTATCCAGCGATTGACCGCGCTGCCAATAGAGCAAGCTTAGCGGTTTCAAAACGAATTTCGCGTATACGCAATAAAGCAAAACGCATTAAACATGCTATTCAAGAATTTAGACAAGATAAGCGTGATCGCTATTTAGCAGAAGATTTTGAACTTGATCATTACTTAATGGGAGGTCAATCATGA
- a CDS encoding Bax inhibitor-1/YccA family protein, which produces MSTQLTNQPASNEVGFQTTKNKVLKNTYLLLSMTLIFSGAMAAVSMAFNLPHPGIILTLLGFFGLLFAVTKFQNSSLGIVFVFALTGFMGLTLGPVLNAYLSLPGGASIVMNALAATGVIFLALSAYVVTTKKDFSFMGGFLTVGILVGFLAGLGAFIFEMQALSLAVSAMFVLLMSGLILYQTSEIVNSGETNYVMATTTLFVSIFNLFTSLLHLFGFASQD; this is translated from the coding sequence ATGAGTACACAGTTAACTAATCAGCCTGCCAGTAATGAGGTTGGGTTTCAGACAACTAAAAATAAAGTATTAAAAAATACCTATTTATTGTTGTCGATGACACTCATATTTAGTGGTGCAATGGCCGCTGTGTCAATGGCATTTAACTTACCACACCCAGGCATTATTTTAACGCTACTAGGATTTTTTGGATTACTGTTTGCAGTGACCAAGTTCCAAAATAGCAGCTTAGGCATTGTGTTTGTGTTCGCACTGACGGGTTTTATGGGGCTGACACTGGGACCAGTGCTAAATGCGTATTTAAGCTTGCCAGGTGGTGCCTCAATAGTGATGAACGCTTTGGCAGCCACGGGAGTCATATTTTTAGCATTATCGGCATACGTGGTAACCACTAAAAAAGACTTTAGCTTTATGGGTGGTTTTTTAACTGTCGGCATACTGGTTGGTTTTTTAGCGGGCCTAGGCGCATTCATTTTTGAAATGCAGGCGTTATCACTTGCGGTTTCAGCCATGTTTGTTTTATTGATGTCTGGGCTTATTTTGTACCAGACCAGTGAGATAGTGAATTCAGGTGAAACCAATTATGTAATGGCCACCACTACCTTATTTGTTTCAATTTTTAATTTATTTACAAGTTTATTGCATCTTTTTGGCTTTGCGAGTCAAGACTAG
- a CDS encoding glutathione S-transferase N-terminal domain-containing protein: protein MKYFWMTVRFVLAKMILLADFCYRPKGTKRTAEKQADLDEQCQQLALYQYAACPFCVKVRWSMKRNNMKIKLCDAKRNEEFAYELENQGGKLKVPCLKITHLDGSSQWMYESKDIIAYLQNIADGDTRIQLEPSLAKAS, encoded by the coding sequence ATGAAATATTTCTGGATGACAGTACGTTTTGTTTTAGCCAAAATGATTTTATTGGCTGACTTTTGTTACCGCCCAAAAGGCACTAAAAGAACTGCTGAAAAACAAGCTGACCTAGATGAGCAATGTCAGCAACTAGCCCTTTACCAATACGCGGCTTGCCCTTTTTGTGTAAAAGTGCGCTGGTCAATGAAGCGTAACAACATGAAAATCAAATTATGTGATGCCAAACGTAATGAAGAGTTTGCTTACGAATTAGAGAATCAAGGTGGCAAACTTAAAGTGCCTTGCTTGAAAATCACTCATTTAGATGGCTCAAGCCAGTGGATGTATGAATCTAAAGATATCATTGCTTACTTACAAAACATTGCCGATGGCGACACTCGAATTCAACTTGAGCCTAGCCTAGCAAAAGCCAGCTAA
- a CDS encoding DEAD/DEAH box helicase → MFTSFDLQPPLLKAIEALSFKTPTPVQVQAIPEALQHKDLMVCAQTGSGKSAAFLLPMLNQLITKDAPNSKTRALVLVPTRELARQLLKQTEALAKFSKIQVASITGGQEFKFQAALFRKNPEIIIATPGRLLEHMGKNENLLEDVEVLVLDEADRMLDMGFSEDVLKIAAQCTQAERQTMLFSATLKQKGMYEVIQTVLNDPLNIMVDSFKGEHENIAQEVMLADDDKHKQRLLTWLLANKTFRQAIVFVNTKVKAESLYHFLEYHNINAGVLQGDMTQDERNHVMVRMQQGGFDVLVATDVAARGLDVKKIDLVVNVDMPRSGDDYVHRIGRTGRAGEQGLAVSFVDHTEWNLKCAIERYLRISMTPKKAKGLEGKYKGPKNMKSNGKPVGKKPVKKKDAKKTTAKKSTKKVANGKKPGAKKPASQKPATPRFGDGSAPFKPKSSS, encoded by the coding sequence TTGTTTACATCGTTCGATTTGCAACCACCGCTGTTAAAAGCCATTGAAGCCTTGAGCTTTAAAACACCCACGCCTGTTCAAGTACAGGCTATTCCTGAGGCTTTGCAACATAAAGACCTGATGGTGTGTGCACAAACCGGTAGCGGCAAAAGTGCAGCATTCTTGCTACCTATGCTTAATCAGCTCATTACTAAAGATGCCCCTAATTCTAAAACCCGCGCATTGGTATTAGTACCAACTCGTGAACTGGCTCGTCAGTTATTAAAACAAACTGAAGCCTTGGCTAAATTTAGTAAGATCCAAGTGGCATCCATTACTGGTGGCCAAGAGTTTAAGTTTCAGGCCGCTTTGTTTCGCAAAAACCCTGAAATTATTATTGCTACCCCTGGCCGCCTGCTAGAGCACATGGGTAAAAATGAAAATCTATTAGAAGACGTTGAAGTATTGGTACTTGATGAAGCGGACCGCATGTTAGACATGGGCTTTTCTGAAGACGTACTAAAAATTGCCGCACAGTGTACCCAAGCGGAACGTCAGACCATGTTATTTTCAGCGACGCTAAAACAAAAAGGCATGTATGAAGTGATTCAAACTGTCCTTAATGACCCACTGAATATTATGGTCGACAGCTTTAAAGGCGAACATGAAAACATTGCTCAGGAAGTCATGTTAGCCGATGACGATAAACACAAGCAGCGTTTATTAACCTGGCTACTTGCCAATAAAACGTTTCGCCAAGCCATTGTTTTTGTCAACACCAAAGTAAAAGCCGAAAGCCTTTACCACTTTTTGGAATACCACAATATCAATGCAGGTGTTCTTCAAGGTGATATGACTCAAGATGAACGTAACCATGTCATGGTTCGCATGCAGCAAGGTGGCTTTGATGTATTAGTTGCAACCGATGTTGCGGCTCGAGGTCTTGATGTTAAGAAAATCGACTTGGTCGTAAACGTGGATATGCCACGCAGCGGCGATGATTATGTACACCGTATTGGTCGTACTGGTCGTGCTGGCGAACAAGGCTTAGCGGTATCGTTTGTGGACCATACGGAATGGAACCTTAAATGTGCGATTGAGCGTTATTTGCGTATATCAATGACACCCAAAAAAGCCAAAGGTTTAGAGGGCAAATACAAAGGCCCTAAGAATATGAAATCCAATGGCAAGCCTGTTGGTAAGAAACCAGTCAAGAAAAAAGACGCTAAAAAAACCACGGCTAAAAAGAGCACTAAAAAAGTCGCTAATGGCAAAAAGCCTGGAGCCAAAAAACCTGCAAGCCAAAAACCAGCAACGCCACGTTTTGGTGATGGTAGCGCCCCATTTAAACCTAAAAGCAGTTCTTAA
- a CDS encoding NAD(P)-dependent alcohol dehydrogenase — MINAFAAKQAKGPLEPFQYEAGDLGGQEVEIEVHYCGVCHSDVSMLDNEWGFSQYPLVAGHEVAGIVSAVGENVTHLKAGDRVGLGWHSAYCNHCESCMTGDHNLCGTSSPTIIGRHGGFADKVRAQSTAVVKLPDELDMSYAGPLFCGGVTVYNPMVQYDLKPTARVAVIGIGGLGHMALQFLNAWGCEVTAFTSNPDKEKEAIALGAHKTLNSKDAKQLEAAAGSFDMIISTVNVSLNWDAYMGTLRAKGRLHFVGAVLEPLQLSVFPMMLAQRSVSASPVGSPAVIAQMLEFAVRHGIKPQIELFDKENINQAIDHVREGKARYRAVVKFK; from the coding sequence ATGATTAATGCGTTTGCAGCAAAACAGGCTAAAGGGCCTTTAGAGCCGTTTCAGTATGAAGCGGGAGACCTTGGTGGCCAAGAAGTTGAAATTGAAGTCCATTACTGTGGCGTTTGTCATAGTGATGTCAGTATGTTGGATAACGAATGGGGCTTTAGCCAATATCCTCTAGTGGCTGGCCATGAAGTGGCGGGTATTGTGAGCGCGGTGGGTGAAAATGTGACCCACTTAAAAGCGGGTGATCGTGTTGGTCTTGGCTGGCACAGTGCCTATTGCAATCACTGTGAAAGTTGCATGACTGGTGATCATAATTTGTGTGGTACATCGAGCCCAACCATTATTGGTCGCCACGGTGGTTTTGCTGATAAGGTTCGTGCGCAAAGCACCGCCGTGGTGAAACTACCGGATGAACTGGATATGAGTTATGCCGGCCCCTTGTTTTGTGGTGGTGTGACGGTTTACAACCCTATGGTGCAATACGACCTAAAACCCACTGCTCGTGTCGCGGTGATTGGTATTGGTGGCTTAGGGCACATGGCATTGCAATTTTTAAATGCGTGGGGCTGTGAGGTAACGGCTTTTACATCTAACCCAGATAAAGAAAAAGAAGCCATTGCCCTTGGTGCTCATAAAACATTAAATTCAAAAGACGCCAAGCAGTTGGAAGCGGCTGCTGGTAGCTTTGATATGATCATATCAACTGTAAATGTATCGCTTAATTGGGATGCGTATATGGGCACGTTGCGAGCTAAAGGGCGTTTGCATTTTGTAGGAGCCGTGCTTGAACCACTTCAACTGAGTGTGTTTCCAATGATGCTGGCTCAACGTAGCGTATCAGCCAGCCCAGTGGGCAGCCCTGCGGTGATTGCGCAAATGTTAGAGTTTGCAGTGCGCCATGGCATCAAACCTCAGATCGAATTGTTTGATAAAGAAAACATTAACCAAGCAATTGATCATGTGCGTGAAGGCAAGGCGCGTTATCGTGCAGTGGTGAAATTCAAGTAA
- a CDS encoding type III PLP-dependent enzyme → MKYENIDFLASVGVRHLPLSVTQSSIIEELVEQHGSPLLLLDCQVVREQYQLLKHALPNVTLHFALKPLPHDVVVKTLLQEGASFDLASNGEVDMVKRQGVHPKNTIHTHPIKRDSDIQHAMAYGCTRFVIDGLNELEKFLPYKDKVELLLRLSFPNADAFADLSKKFGCNVDSAMDILRKAQELGVIINGLSFHVGSQTQDAKRYVFAIERCIELIKKVKVENLPRISNLDIGGGFPIAYDNDEFNIIEFCAPIRKALANVDKTIKLIAEPGRFIVGPAVMSVASVMGQAMRSGKPWYYLDDGVYGSFSGILFDHGDYPIDALHNQGPKVASVLAGPTCDSIDVIDENIMLPKLKDGDLIITRMMGAYTSATATEFNFFKKANIVALNE, encoded by the coding sequence ATGAAATATGAAAATATCGACTTTTTAGCCAGCGTAGGTGTTCGTCACTTACCATTGTCAGTGACTCAATCCTCAATTATTGAAGAGTTAGTTGAGCAGCATGGCTCGCCACTTTTATTGTTAGATTGCCAAGTGGTTCGTGAACAATATCAGTTACTAAAACACGCCTTACCAAATGTGACATTACACTTTGCTTTAAAACCATTGCCACACGATGTGGTAGTCAAAACATTATTACAAGAAGGAGCCAGTTTTGATCTTGCCAGTAATGGCGAGGTCGATATGGTTAAACGCCAAGGTGTTCATCCCAAAAACACAATTCATACCCATCCAATTAAACGAGATTCAGATATTCAACATGCCATGGCATATGGCTGCACGCGCTTTGTGATTGATGGTTTGAATGAGCTTGAAAAGTTTTTGCCTTATAAAGACAAGGTAGAATTGTTGTTACGATTAAGTTTTCCCAATGCTGACGCCTTTGCGGACTTATCAAAAAAGTTTGGCTGTAATGTCGATAGTGCCATGGATATTTTACGTAAAGCCCAAGAGTTGGGGGTCATTATTAATGGATTGTCATTTCATGTGGGTTCACAAACTCAAGATGCCAAGCGTTATGTATTTGCTATAGAGCGTTGTATCGAATTGATTAAAAAAGTAAAGGTTGAAAACCTACCTCGTATATCGAACCTTGATATCGGTGGGGGCTTTCCCATTGCATATGATAATGACGAGTTTAATATTATTGAATTTTGCGCCCCGATACGTAAGGCCCTCGCAAACGTTGATAAAACAATAAAATTAATAGCTGAGCCTGGGCGATTTATAGTTGGCCCTGCGGTTATGAGTGTTGCATCTGTCATGGGGCAAGCTATGCGAAGTGGTAAACCTTGGTATTATTTAGATGACGGTGTGTACGGTTCATTCAGCGGTATTTTATTTGACCATGGTGATTACCCAATTGACGCGTTACATAATCAAGGGCCAAAAGTGGCTTCGGTTTTAGCCGGGCCAACCTGTGACAGTATTGATGTAATTGATGAAAATATCATGCTACCAAAACTTAAAGATGGTGATTTGATTATTACCAGAATGATGGGCGCTTATACTAGCGCCACAGCGACGGAATTTAATTTTTTCAAAAAAGCAAATATAGTCGCTTTAAATGAATAA
- a CDS encoding membrane dipeptidase, which translates to MNKVTISAFGLCASLICSTTLAMSKSPASEPAPQPQAQGFTGDVNAMAQQCFSIQSPSTGNYLTKYTKGGLIDDGLGYHFVNTAKDNATRFFMKPTSFGKYLMTDVDGRYFASHLPAEISAGRYAGEFAEWTISKEGNDRYSLHGTALNMKVRARTDKGTMYFFDLLNPFNFNSENTFKLVAQNNCTDFPEVTTNVQGDVNVLKGNVNEPIRGFVDPHTHITSYEFMGGKMMAGKPFHRWGVEEALKDSKDIHGPNGSLDLIGNIYTFEDPNMRYDTRGWPEFPWWPNHKQMSHSGYYYKWIERAYLSGMRLMVTDLVENEVLCNVQKTINPASWVNPNSCNTMDSIRLQVRRLHEMQAYIDAQQGGPGKGFFQLVSSPEQARQVIANGQLAVLMGVEASETFNCGLKDTCTIHTIETQLNELYDLGVRTIFPTHKFDNKLGGSAVEDGIMNLGQFLSGGRFFETKECDDHTQGKNFTSGFPLIGQVPVLKEILNGIGLNPVYDESIEHCNHHGISDLGVYLVNRMIDKNMLIELDHMSNDTATAVMDIVEARNYSGVITSHSWMRDGKNGVVHDNTRRLIEAGGFSTPYNSDANSVVGSISRYLDIVEQTPYLNGVGFATDMSGLGGQAGPRYDTDTDPLKYPYTSEFGLVFDKQVSGNRVFDLNQDGIAHYGLVADHLQDIREQAPQRIYESVMNSAEAYLQMWERAESSTNTAHYDPLN; encoded by the coding sequence ATGAATAAAGTCACGATCAGTGCATTCGGGCTCTGTGCAAGCCTTATATGCAGTACAACACTCGCCATGTCGAAGTCACCAGCTTCTGAACCCGCCCCACAACCTCAAGCCCAAGGCTTTACTGGGGATGTGAATGCAATGGCTCAACAATGCTTTTCAATCCAATCACCCAGTACTGGCAATTATCTAACCAAGTACACCAAAGGTGGTTTAATTGACGACGGCTTGGGTTATCACTTTGTTAACACTGCAAAAGACAATGCTACTCGCTTTTTTATGAAACCCACCTCATTTGGTAAGTACTTAATGACAGATGTAGATGGACGCTACTTTGCCAGTCACTTACCGGCTGAAATCAGTGCAGGTCGTTACGCAGGTGAATTTGCAGAGTGGACCATTAGTAAAGAAGGCAATGATCGTTATAGCTTACATGGCACGGCGCTGAACATGAAAGTACGTGCCCGTACTGACAAAGGCACCATGTATTTTTTCGATTTGTTAAACCCATTTAATTTCAATAGTGAAAATACATTTAAATTAGTTGCTCAAAACAATTGTACTGATTTCCCAGAAGTCACCACAAATGTTCAAGGGGATGTGAACGTATTAAAAGGCAATGTGAACGAGCCTATTCGCGGTTTTGTTGATCCCCATACTCACATTACTTCCTATGAATTTATGGGTGGTAAGATGATGGCCGGTAAGCCGTTCCATCGCTGGGGAGTTGAAGAAGCCCTTAAAGACAGTAAAGATATTCACGGCCCCAATGGCTCGTTGGATTTAATTGGTAATATTTATACCTTCGAAGATCCTAACATGCGTTACGACACCCGTGGCTGGCCTGAATTTCCTTGGTGGCCCAACCACAAACAAATGAGTCACTCAGGTTATTATTACAAGTGGATTGAACGTGCTTATCTTTCAGGTATGCGTTTAATGGTCACAGACTTAGTTGAAAACGAAGTGTTATGTAATGTGCAAAAAACCATTAATCCAGCCAGTTGGGTCAACCCAAATAGCTGTAACACCATGGACAGCATCCGTTTACAGGTTCGACGTTTACATGAAATGCAGGCGTATATAGATGCCCAACAAGGTGGCCCAGGTAAAGGCTTTTTCCAATTAGTGTCAAGCCCTGAGCAAGCACGTCAAGTCATAGCCAACGGTCAACTTGCTGTACTAATGGGGGTTGAGGCCAGTGAAACCTTTAACTGTGGATTAAAAGATACGTGTACAATTCACACCATCGAAACGCAATTAAATGAGCTTTACGATTTAGGTGTGCGCACCATTTTTCCAACTCATAAATTCGACAATAAGTTAGGCGGTTCGGCTGTTGAAGATGGCATTATGAACCTTGGTCAGTTTTTATCAGGTGGCCGTTTCTTTGAAACAAAAGAATGTGATGATCACACCCAGGGGAAAAACTTCACTTCTGGCTTCCCTCTTATTGGGCAAGTACCCGTACTTAAAGAGATCCTAAATGGTATTGGTCTGAATCCGGTATACGATGAAAGTATCGAGCACTGCAACCATCATGGTATTTCTGATTTAGGTGTGTATTTAGTGAATCGTATGATTGATAAAAACATGCTAATTGAGTTGGATCACATGAGTAACGATACTGCTACTGCCGTAATGGATATTGTTGAAGCCCGTAACTATTCAGGTGTGATTACCTCCCATAGCTGGATGCGTGATGGTAAAAACGGCGTGGTGCATGATAATACTCGCCGCTTAATTGAAGCCGGTGGTTTCAGCACCCCATATAATTCTGATGCTAACTCTGTCGTAGGCAGCATTAGCCGCTACCTTGATATCGTTGAACAAACCCCGTATCTAAACGGTGTGGGTTTTGCCACTGATATGAGCGGTTTAGGCGGTCAAGCGGGACCACGTTATGATACCGATACCGATCCACTTAAATACCCATACACTTCCGAATTTGGTTTGGTATTTGATAAACAAGTCTCCGGCAATCGAGTATTTGATTTAAACCAAGATGGCATTGCCCATTACGGTTTAGTGGCTGACCACTTACAAGACATTCGTGAACAAGCCCCGCAACGCATTTATGAGTCGGTGATGAATTCAGCCGAAGCCTATCTGCAAATGTGGGAGCGAGCAGAAAGCAGTACGAACACCGCTCACTATGATCCACTTAATTAA
- a CDS encoding DUF4442 domain-containing protein translates to MSQANRLSQTAAKLQSLPEFMRSFAMSKAFGSVIKYAGHSSVRFEKLSQNECIVSIKNKKKVQNHIGGIHAAAMALLAETATGFVFGMNVPDSKLPLIKKMNIDYVKRSTGDMRAVATLTDEQIKKIQTEEKGEVVVSVTITDEANVEPINAEMTWAWTAKKR, encoded by the coding sequence ATGAGCCAAGCGAACCGTTTAAGTCAAACCGCAGCTAAATTACAAAGTCTGCCAGAATTCATGCGCAGCTTTGCCATGAGTAAAGCCTTTGGTAGTGTGATTAAATACGCAGGTCATTCAAGTGTGCGCTTTGAAAAACTGAGCCAAAATGAATGCATCGTTAGCATTAAAAACAAAAAGAAAGTACAAAATCACATCGGTGGTATTCACGCCGCGGCCATGGCACTTTTAGCCGAAACCGCCACCGGTTTTGTCTTTGGCATGAATGTCCCTGACAGCAAATTGCCTCTTATTAAAAAAATGAACATCGATTATGTTAAACGCTCAACCGGTGATATGCGTGCGGTAGCCACGCTAACTGATGAGCAAATTAAGAAAATCCAAACCGAAGAAAAAGGCGAAGTTGTGGTTTCAGTTACCATTACGGATGAAGCAAACGTTGAGCCTATTAACGCCGAAATGACTTGGGCTTGGACCGCTAAAAAACGTTAA